A single region of the Gossypium arboreum isolate Shixiya-1 chromosome 12, ASM2569848v2, whole genome shotgun sequence genome encodes:
- the LOC108458612 gene encoding uncharacterized protein LOC108458612, with protein sequence METKLDHNRMERVRKHCGFHNGLDVSASGSRGELNEYPTGKKRFKFESWWILEPSCENVIKKWWTEKSREALEKLEYLRVNLQRWEKMIKGEYDKRSKALRKRLAELEGMNRDDDNLAEMINVKLELNWEMEKEESYWEQRARANWLRQ encoded by the exons ATGGAGACAAAGTTGGACCACAACAGAATGGAACGTGTTAGAAAGCACTGTGGGTTCCATAATGGGCTGGATGTTTCAGCTTCTGGTTCACGGGGAG AGCTCAACGAATATCCAACTGGAAAGAAGAGGTTTAAATTTGAATCTTGGTGGATACTAGAACCGTCTTGTGAAAATGTCATCAAGAAATGGTGGACTGAAAAGTCAAGAGAAGCGCTGGAAAAATTAGAATATCTTCGAGTTAATCTACAAAGATGGGAGAAGATGATCAAAGGAGAGTATGATAAAAGATCGAAGGCTTTACGGAAAAGATTGGCTGAATTAGAAGGTATGAATAGGGATGATGATAATTTAGCTGAGATGATAAATGTAAAATTAGAATTGAATTGGGAGATGGAGAAGGAAGAATCGTATTGGGAACAAAGGGCTAGAGCAAATTGGTTGCGTCAATAG
- the LOC108460011 gene encoding cyclin-J18: MLIELRFSSWKNRSHSGLAARRYWRFGFELSVEAIPPLFLFVQMAVSRQTDSFNEMKPLRKKSVEFLIRSSHQLRASPIVKYSALSLFADRFLPSLTTLIKTRNMIRSWLLRSMEESNLQLFSLISIWISSKIHDSRALSVKCLKSLGDEFIKDQHFTIRDFVEAEVVFLQVLNFEIGISNVTFIFLEEFFIQFKGVAKVGGLVSFEACMDMMDLLYEKEETSLLFSAPRSLAASILVASYVVTVPKQQWEFPVLPWVKFVTSYKEEDIGEKVKDILTHVFEPHS; this comes from the exons atgTTGATTGAACTGCGGTTTAGCAGTTGGAAGAATAGAAGCCATTCCGGTCTTGCTGCAAGACGCTATTGGAGGTTTGGTTTTGAACTTTCAGTAGAAGCCATTCCGCCTCTGTTCCTTTTTGTTCAAATGGCAGTCTCCCGCCAGACTGATTCCTTCAATGAAATGAAGCCACTCCGAAAGAAATCGGTGGAGTTTCTTATTCGATCTTCTCAT CAACTGCGAGCTTCTCCGATAGTGAAATACAGTGCCTTATCTCTCTTCGCTGATCGATTTCTCCCTTCTCTCACCAC TTTAATAAAAACGAGGAATATGATTAGAAGCTGGCTTTTACGATCCATGGAAGAGAGCAATCTGCAGTTATTTTCACTTATTTCAATATGGATTTCAAGTAAA ATACACGATTCTCGTGCTCTCTCCGTAAAATGTTTAAAATCGTTGGGAGACGAATTCATTAAGGATCAGCATTTTACCATTAGAGATTTTGTGGAAGCT GAGGTGGTCTTCCTTCAG GTGTTGAATTTTGAAATTGGGATATCAAATGTAACTTTCATATTCCTTGAGGAGTTTTTTATTCAGTTCAA GGGAGTTGCAAAGGTTGGGGGATTGGTGAGCTTTGAAGCATGTATGGATATGATGGATCTTCTTTACGAAAAGGAGGAGACATCACTTCTTTTTAGTGCTCCACGTTCTCTGGCTGCATCAATCTTG GTTGCTTCATATGTGGTCACGGTCCCTAAACAACAGTGGGAATTTCCTGTTCTTCCCTGGG TGAAGTTTGTAACCTCGTACAAAGAAGAGGACATTGGTGAAAAGGTCAAGGACATTCTTACGCATGTGTTTGAGCCCCATAGCTAG
- the LOC108460169 gene encoding anthranilate synthase beta subunit 2, chloroplastic-like, producing MAANIITQSSLLQPKPALSAKTLQIPSLHRLSGLPPPSRVGFLLEKKTGIVGKAPLKSAVSDSTSSVLENKKNSKNPIVVIDNYDSFTYNLCQYIGELGCYFEVFRNDELTVEDLKMKNPRGVLISPGPGTPQDSGISLQTVLELGPTVPLFGVCMGLQCIGEAFGGKIVRSPYGVMHGKSSPVYYDEKGEDGLLSGLSNPFNAGRYHSLVIEKDSFPEEALEVTAWTEDGLIMAARHKVYKHLQGVQFHPESIITSEGKTIVRNFIKLIERKEVAGSKN from the exons ATGGCAGCTAATATTATAACCCAATCATCTCTGCTTCAGCCAAAACCTGCACTTTCTGCTAAAACCCTTCAAATCCCATCTCTGCATCGCTTATCCGGCCTCCCTCCTCCATCAA GGGTTGGCTTTTTGCTGGAAAAGAAAACGGGGATTGTTGGAAAAGCTCCATTAAAATCGGCTGTATCGGACTCAACCTCGTCAGTTTTGGAGAACAAGAAAAACAGCAAGAATCCCATTGTCGTCATTGACAATTACGACAGTTTCACTTACAATCTTTGCCAG TATATTGGAGAGCTTGGATGTTACTTCGAGGTTTTTCGAAATGACGAATTAACTGTAGAAGACTTAAAAAT GAAAAACCCTAGGGGAGTGCTTATCTCTCCTGGTCCAG GAACACCCCAAGATTCCGGAATATCACTGCAGACTGTTTTGGAACTTGGACCTACTGTACCTTTGTTTGGTGTTTGTATGGGTTTGCAGTGCATTGGTGAGGCTTTTGGAG GAAAGATAGTGCGTTCTCCCTATGGTGTTATGCATGGCAAAAGTTCCCCTGTATATTATGACGAAAAGGGGGAAGACGGTTTGTTATCTGGATTGTCAAA CCCTTTCAATGCTGGCAGATATCATAGCCTCGTGATTGAAAAGGACAGTTTCCCTGAGGAAGCACTTGAGGTTACTGCTTGGACAGAAGATGGACTGATAATGGCTGCTAGGCACAAAGTTTATAAGCATCTGCAG GGTGTTCAATTCCATCCAGAGAGCATCATAACCTCTGAAGGAAAAACAATTGTTCGGAATTTCATCAAACTAATCGAGAGAAAGGAGGTGGCAGGATCCAAGAATTAG
- the LOC108460168 gene encoding receptor protein kinase TMK1-like — MKKPHSLGCLVLRFLSVICFFTLKVCSQPSPDLSAMEKLKKSLKIPSSLDWSDPDPCQWAKVECQENRVTRIQIPSNNIGGTLPPELKNLTQLTIFEVMNNQINGPIPSLAGLIQLQEANFHNNNFSSFPSDFFTGLTSLTSIHLDNNPFEPWEIPVSLKEATSLKTFSANNANIKGKFPGFFDPETFPSLTELHLALNKLEGELPAEFSGSMIQSLWVNGQSLNGTIEVIQNMSSLTEVWLHENKFSGPLPDFSVLTQLRNLSLRDNHFTGIVPLSLVNLKSLYIVNLTNNELQGSTPQFADNVIVDMNAGSNRFCLDDPNVACDHRVNILLSILQSVNYPHNFADEWKGNDPCDNWLGIVCAQGNIVSLLFARKGLTGTISSNFSMLTSLKTLDLSDNNLTGVIPMELASLPNLARLDVSNNRLYGKIPSFRDNVDVVTAGNHDIGKDKAPTPEARSPGGESAGISTGNGEKKSNKGTVLGSIIGVVGGLSLLGSVICLCAGTRKYTSKVQSLTAVRVHRHHSSDQGVKITVSRSSITGPSETFSKASSGPTDVHMVESGCMAISIQVLKNVTSNFSDENVLGRGGFGIVYKGELHDGTKIAVKRMESGVVSAKGLAEFKSEIAVFSKVRHRHLVANLGYCLDGNERLLVYEYMPQGTLSRHLFNWKDEGLKPLEWTQRLTIALDVARGVEYLHGLAQQSFIHRDLKPSNILLGDDMRAKVADFGLVRLAPADGRQSVETRLAGTFGYMAPEYAVTGRVTTKVDVFSFGVILMELISGRKALDETQPEESLHLVTWFRRKYINKDTFRKVIDKTIHLDDGKFTSIRTVSELACHCCAREPYQRPDMSHVVNVLSSLAELWKPETPNSADIYGVNLELTLPQAMKKWQVFENSNLDDSSSLLDSTGTTQTSITGLPSGFADSFTSADAR, encoded by the exons ATGAAGAAACCCCATTCTCTCGGTTGTCTTGTTTTACGTTTTCTTTCAGTCATTTGCTTCTTCACTTTGAAGGTCTGTTCTCAACCTAGCCCGGACTTGTCAGCCATGGAAAAGCTTAAAAAAAGCTTAAAGATCCCATCTtcacttgactggtctgaccctGACCCTTGTCAGTGGGCTAAAGTGGAATGTCAAGAGAATAGGGTCACTAGGATCCAAATACCGAGCAACAATATTGGTGGAACCCTTCCTCCTGAGCTCAAGAACCTGACTCAGCTCACCATCTTTGAAGTAATGAACAACCAAATCAATGGTCCAATCCCAAGCCTTGCTGGTTTAATCCAGTTGCAAGAAGCTAACTTCCACAACAACAATTTCTCATCTTTCCCTTCAGATTTCTTCACCGGTTTAACATCATTGACTTCGATTCACCTTGACAACAACCCTTTTGAACCATGGGAGATCCCAGTGAGCTTAAAGGAAGCAACTTCTTTGAAAACTTTCTCAGCCAACAATGCTAATATCAAAGGCAAATTCCCAGGTTTTTTTGACCCTGAAACTTTCCCATCCTTGACTGAACTTCATTTGGCTTTAAACAAACTTGAAGGAGAATTGCCTGCTGAGTTCTCTGGTTCAATGATTCAGTCTTTATGGGTAAATGGGCAAAGTTTGAATGGCACAATTGAAGTGATTCAAAACATGTCTTCTTTGACAGAGGTATGGTTACATGAGAACAAGTTTTCAGGTCCTTTACCTGATTTTTCAGTGTTAACTCAGTTGAGGAACTTGAGTTTAAGAGATAATCACTTCACTGGTATTGTTCCTTTGTCTTTGGTTAATTTAAAGTCGCTTTATATTGTGAATTTGACTAATAATGAACTTCAAGGGTCAACCCCTCAATTTGCTGATAATGTGATTGTTGATATGAATGCTGGTAGTAATAGATTTTGCTTGGATGATCCCAATGTTGCTTGCGATCACCGTGTTAATATATTGTTATCGATCCTCCAATCTGTTAACTATCCACATAATTTTGCTGATGAATGGAAAGGGAACGATCCTTGTGATAATTGGCTTGGCATTGTATGTGCTCAAGGAAACATTGTTTCCCTTCTTTTCGCAAGAAAGGGGCTTACCGGTACGATCTCTAGCAACTTTTCGATGCTTACTTCATTAAAAACATTGGATCTTTCAGATAATAATCTTACCGGCGTCATTCCTATGGAGCTCGCTTCATTGCCAAATCTCGCTCGATTAGATGTTTCGAACAATCGGCTCTATGGGAAAATACCATCTTTTAGGGATAATGTCGATGTAGTTACTGCTGGAAACCATGATATCGGAAAAGATAAGGCCCCTACACCAGAAGCCAGGTCCCCTGGTGGAGAGAGTGCCGGCATTTCTACTGGAAATGGTGAAAAGAAATCCAATAAAGGTACAGTTTTGGGTTCTATAATTGGTGTTGTTGGTGGCTTGAGTCTTCTTGGTTCGGTTATCTGTTTGTGTGCCGGAACACGAAAGTATACTAGTAAGGTACAAAGTCTGACTGCTGTACGCGTTCATCGTCATCATTCCAGTGACCAAGGAGTTAAGATAACTGTTTCCAGATCAAGTATCACTGGTCCAAGTGAAACTTTCAGCAAGGCAAGCAGTGGACCTACTGATGTTCACATGGTTGAGTCTGGTTGCATGGCGATCTCAATTCAAGTTTTGAAGAACGTTACAAGTAATTTCAGTGATGAAAACGTATTGGGAAGAGGTGGTTTTGGAATAGTTTACAAAGGGGAATTGCATGATGGGACAAAGATTGCCGTGAAAAGGATGGAATCTGGTGTTGTAAGTGCCAAGGGTTTGGCCGAGTTTAAGTCAGAGATTGCGGTTTTTAGTAAGGTTCGTCATCGCCATTTGGTTGCAAATCTTGGGTATTGCTTGGATGGAAATGAGAGGCTTCTGGTTTATGAATACATGCCTCAAGGGACCCTTAGTAGGCACCTATTCAACTGGAAGGATGAAGGGTTGAAACCACTTGAATGGACTCAACGACTTACAATTGCCCTTGATGTGGCTCGAGGAGTTGAGTATCTACACGGACTGGCACAACAGAGTTTCATTCATCGAGACCTTAAGCCATCAAATATTCTTCTTGGAGATGATATGCGTGCCAAAGTTGCAGATTTCGGCTTGGTTCGTCTAGCTCCAGCTGATGGTAGACAGTCAGTTGAAACAAGACTTGCAGGAACGTTTGGGTATATGGCACCGGAGTATGCAG TTACCGGACGCGTGACCACGAAGGTGGATGTATTTAGTTTTGGTGTGATTCTCATGGAGTTGATCTCAGGCCGTAAGGCGCTAGATGAAACTCAGCCTGAGGAGAGTTTGCACCTTGTGACATGGTTTCGTCGGAAGTACATAAACAAGGACACATTCCGGAAGGTCATCGACAAAACCATTCATCTCGATGATGGAAAATTTACCAGTATTAGAACAGTGTCTGAACTAGCTTGCCACTGCTGTGCAAGGGAGCCCTACCAGAGGCCGGATATGAGTCATGTGGTCAATGTGTTGTCATCACTAGCCGAGCTATGGAAACCAGAAACTCCCAATTCGGCCGACATATATGGGGTCAACCTTGAACTGACATTACCACAAGCAATGAAAAAATGGCAAGTATTTGAGAATAGCAATTTGGATGACTCTTCATCATTGCTAGATAGTACAGGCACTACACAGACCAGTATAACAGGCCTGCCTTCCGGGTTTGCAGATTCGTTTACATCAGCTGACGCTCGATAA